In one window of Thalassotalea agarivorans DNA:
- a CDS encoding carboxylesterase/lipase family protein, whose amino-acid sequence MALKTFFLISGLCFSAIVFPQESLQKNQTQVATAHTLYEGKVSNQNTNVISFKGIAYAKPPVGPLRWKKPQPISQYPKVTLADTFKSACYQDDYNIDWYKDVASRFGKNDLVMSMPNVSEDCLYLNIWKPLNTNLSPLPVMVWIHGGSNKAGWSYEPNYLGHNLAEKGNVIVISVAYRLGVFGFLAHSQFNQSDGKANFALHDQIAALHWIKQNISAFGGDANNITLFGESAGAANIGYLMAIPSANQLFNKAISQSGAFQLLANSDLREAQSVGNKLSKQLSSPSIEHLRTVPAETVWQAMKQIAPDYDYRAIVDNELFVDTPQKQFANQSSQSLLIGTNLNEFLMYQEAGDTAPVFDSKISSKTAQALILEKFNKIKDKRLALDWFDNFQYMACSSAILANAVNQQGGKAWLYRFDRVREGGEAIKAYHGAEIPYVFDSHDSWLPTNKADTTLTDIMMKAWVTFAKTGSPQSMPLMSDWLPYTFEQPSMFVFDEKSVLSGYADSNLCQQLEPIYLN is encoded by the coding sequence ATGGCACTTAAAACTTTTTTCCTCATTTCCGGTTTATGTTTTAGTGCTATAGTTTTTCCACAAGAATCGCTTCAAAAAAATCAAACACAAGTTGCCACCGCTCACACCCTATATGAAGGCAAAGTAAGTAATCAAAATACCAATGTAATCAGTTTCAAAGGTATTGCTTATGCAAAGCCTCCTGTTGGCCCTTTGCGTTGGAAAAAGCCACAACCCATTTCTCAGTACCCTAAGGTAACGTTAGCAGATACCTTTAAAAGCGCATGTTATCAAGACGATTACAATATTGATTGGTACAAGGATGTTGCTAGTCGTTTTGGTAAAAATGATCTGGTTATGTCGATGCCTAACGTGAGCGAAGACTGTTTGTATTTAAATATTTGGAAGCCCCTTAATACAAACCTTTCGCCTCTACCTGTTATGGTATGGATACACGGTGGTAGCAACAAGGCTGGTTGGTCTTATGAACCTAATTACCTAGGGCACAATCTTGCGGAAAAAGGGAATGTCATCGTAATTAGTGTTGCCTACAGGTTAGGCGTATTTGGTTTCCTCGCCCATTCGCAGTTTAATCAGTCTGATGGCAAAGCAAATTTTGCCTTGCATGATCAAATTGCAGCGCTGCATTGGATAAAACAAAACATTTCAGCTTTTGGTGGCGACGCCAACAATATCACCCTATTTGGAGAAAGTGCAGGCGCTGCAAACATAGGTTATCTGATGGCAATACCTTCAGCTAACCAACTATTCAACAAAGCAATAAGCCAAAGTGGTGCTTTTCAATTACTAGCGAACAGTGATTTACGTGAAGCACAAAGCGTGGGTAACAAACTTTCTAAACAACTAAGTAGCCCAAGTATAGAGCATTTAAGAACGGTTCCTGCAGAAACAGTTTGGCAGGCAATGAAGCAGATCGCACCAGATTATGACTACCGAGCGATCGTCGATAACGAGTTATTTGTCGATACACCGCAAAAGCAGTTTGCTAATCAATCTTCTCAGTCACTTCTGATTGGGACAAACTTAAATGAATTTCTAATGTATCAAGAAGCAGGTGATACAGCACCTGTGTTCGACAGTAAAATATCCAGTAAAACAGCACAAGCACTGATACTAGAAAAATTTAATAAGATTAAAGATAAGCGTTTAGCTTTGGATTGGTTTGATAACTTTCAATACATGGCATGCTCTAGCGCTATCTTGGCAAACGCAGTTAATCAGCAAGGTGGTAAAGCCTGGTTGTATCGATTTGATCGCGTGCGCGAAGGTGGCGAAGCGATTAAAGCTTATCACGGTGCTGAAATCCCCTATGTTTTTGATAGCCACGATAGTTGGCTGCCAACAAACAAAGCAGATACTACTCTTACGGATATCATGATGAAGGCGTGGGTTACGTTTGCAAAGACAGGATCTCCTCAGTCAATGCCATTAATGAGCGATTGGTTGCCATACACATTTGAACAGCCAAGCATGTTCGTATTTGATGAAAAATCTGTACTATCAGGCTATGCTGACAGCAACTTGTGTCAGCAATTAGAACCCATTTATCTCAACTAA
- a CDS encoding NADPH:quinone reductase, with the protein MKAAWFESFGKPADSLIIGEIDTPTAGPGEVLVRMHTSGVNPSDTKKRDGAFPNLLDGGLVIPHSDGAGIIEAVGEGVDTGRIGERVWLYQAQFGRRLGTAAQYVAIDASRAPKLPEQASFAVGAVLGIPVMTAHRCVFADGDVKGQTILVTGGAGRVGYYAIQWAKRAGATVIATASNDADKELCLSLGADHVVNHRSENWSADVVTANGGDKIDRVVEVEFGQNLPEVLNCIRVGGVIATYSSVVVPEPQLPFKHMMFMDLTLRLVIVYAMPESAKQDAIADIDAVLTNDEFSHRIAHEVSLDDIVKSHELIEAGGFGGCVVVNID; encoded by the coding sequence ATGAAAGCTGCTTGGTTCGAATCCTTTGGCAAACCAGCTGATTCACTAATCATTGGCGAAATAGACACGCCAACAGCCGGCCCTGGTGAAGTTCTAGTGCGCATGCACACGTCAGGTGTAAACCCATCAGATACTAAAAAGCGCGATGGTGCTTTCCCTAACCTTTTAGACGGTGGATTGGTGATCCCACATAGCGATGGCGCTGGTATCATTGAAGCGGTCGGTGAAGGCGTTGATACTGGCCGAATCGGCGAACGCGTCTGGCTTTATCAGGCCCAATTTGGCCGTCGCTTAGGCACGGCGGCGCAGTATGTTGCTATTGATGCTAGCAGAGCACCAAAACTTCCAGAGCAAGCGTCTTTTGCTGTAGGCGCAGTATTGGGCATTCCTGTAATGACAGCACACCGATGTGTATTTGCTGATGGTGATGTTAAAGGTCAAACAATACTCGTTACCGGCGGTGCAGGCCGCGTTGGATACTACGCTATTCAATGGGCAAAACGCGCTGGAGCGACTGTTATCGCTACAGCAAGTAACGACGCTGACAAAGAATTATGCCTTTCTTTAGGTGCAGACCACGTTGTTAACCACCGTTCAGAAAACTGGTCGGCTGACGTAGTTACAGCAAATGGCGGTGATAAAATCGATCGCGTAGTTGAAGTTGAATTTGGTCAAAACTTGCCAGAAGTACTCAACTGTATTCGCGTTGGTGGCGTTATTGCGACCTACTCTTCTGTTGTAGTACCTGAACCGCAACTACCATTTAAGCATATGATGTTTATGGATTTAACATTGCGTTTAGTGATTGTGTATGCAATGCCAGAATCAGCGAAACAAGACGCAATAGCCGATATAGACGCAGTATTGACCAACGATGAATTTAGTCATCGTATCGCTCACGAAGTGAGCTTAGACGATATTGTTAAATCACATGAGCTAATCGAAGCCGGTGGTTTTGGTGGCTGCGTTGTCGTTAACATCGACTAA
- a CDS encoding SDR family oxidoreductase gives MLETSIKFEQDFVALISAGASGIGKVVAETLLSMGARVHICDISAEAIESFLAKNPDASATLCDVADFKQVEAVYRDLNDKYGKLDLLVNNAGIAGPTAKVEDIDVDNWQQTIDVDLNAQFYFTKLAVPMLKQNGSGSIINVSSNAAFFGFPLRSPYTASKWALIGLTKTWAMELGPDNIRVNAVCPGSVKGPRIDGVIERDAKERGATAEEVRHIYQLQSSMRLFVGPEDVANMIAFLASPLGACISGQAIGLDGHTESLSNNI, from the coding sequence ATGTTAGAAACATCGATTAAATTTGAACAAGATTTTGTTGCATTAATTTCTGCTGGTGCTAGTGGAATTGGCAAAGTTGTTGCAGAAACCTTGTTATCTATGGGTGCTCGCGTCCATATATGCGATATAAGCGCAGAAGCTATTGAATCGTTCTTAGCTAAAAACCCTGATGCATCAGCAACATTATGCGATGTTGCTGATTTTAAACAGGTAGAAGCTGTATATAGAGATTTAAACGACAAATATGGCAAGCTAGATTTACTTGTAAACAATGCTGGTATCGCAGGCCCTACCGCGAAAGTGGAAGATATCGACGTTGATAATTGGCAACAAACGATTGATGTTGATTTGAATGCGCAATTTTATTTCACTAAGCTGGCTGTGCCGATGTTAAAACAAAACGGCAGTGGCAGCATTATCAACGTTTCGTCTAATGCAGCCTTCTTTGGTTTTCCATTGCGCTCGCCATACACAGCGTCCAAATGGGCACTTATTGGCCTAACGAAAACATGGGCGATGGAACTTGGTCCTGACAACATCAGAGTCAATGCTGTATGTCCAGGTAGCGTAAAAGGCCCAAGAATTGATGGCGTTATTGAGCGCGATGCTAAAGAGCGCGGCGCTACGGCGGAAGAAGTAAGACACATTTATCAATTGCAAAGCTCGATGCGATTGTTTGTAGGCCCTGAAGATGTAGCAAACATGATTGCATTTTTAGCATCACCTTTAGGGGCATGTATTTCAGGTCAAGCGATTGGGCTTGACGGTCATACTGAAAGTTTATCTAACAATATTTAA
- a CDS encoding TonB-dependent receptor → MQSNLNKAQRLEKSRLSQAIKSSFNNKAISTLLVGGMAFAPVSNSFAQETEVQNEDTNGIEVIEVTSRKRSESIQSVPTSVQALSSTQLEQLGIQSFEDYATMLPSLSYSSGGPGLAQVYMRGASDGGDGNASGSQPSVAIYLDEQPVTAIGRNLDLHVYDIERVEALAGPQSTLFGASSQSGTLRIITNKPTADDFEGGANLDVGSTSNGEISHTVEGFVNLPLGEDSALRLVAWNKHEGGFIDNVPGTHTSGLFVNGGNFELATNTNDALVEEDFNDLDNLGGRAAFKTQLTDDWEVILGAIYQNQETSGVWFHDPENPNGEIGDLEVQRFNPDSMKDEFLQTSINVTGDLGSAEVIYAGSFMDRDVEYYSDYSDYSDYYSTSWIQYYGCEYYGTATQDCTNMMIAYNDDNKYKRNTHELRIQSTYEGALQYIVGLYSEDSSHTYRQEWVMEGMAKGPDFEQFGVPDLWYLTDQVREDNQVAIFGELSYDVTDALSITLGGRYFKNDSSLAGVSGYGAIAPGFPIISVDSSVDDSGSTLKANASYQLDDRKLIYLTYSEGYRPGGLNRDETNVVPRVYNSDFVENIEFGWKAMTDDQRLKFNGAVYSMDWTDMQLTKFDSSFGSPVGLTINVSNANILGIETDITYLLTDDFQLSFAANYNQAELTEDLVVGSNISPKGTALPNVPEFKANVTGRYNFELASYLGHAQFVVAHIGERQDDIFKYTGGDTSTDVRDTLAAYNLVNLSVGFEKDAWKASLYVNNLTDERAELTKGGASWDSTITVNRPRTIGVTFSYLFE, encoded by the coding sequence ATGCAAAGCAATCTTAACAAAGCACAAAGGCTTGAAAAAAGCCGTTTGTCACAGGCGATAAAGTCATCCTTTAACAACAAAGCCATTTCAACGTTGTTAGTCGGTGGTATGGCTTTTGCGCCCGTGTCCAATTCGTTTGCACAGGAAACAGAAGTACAGAATGAAGATACCAACGGTATTGAAGTAATCGAAGTAACCTCTCGCAAGCGTTCAGAGAGTATTCAAAGTGTACCAACAAGCGTTCAAGCGTTGTCTTCGACACAACTTGAACAATTAGGTATTCAAAGTTTTGAAGACTATGCAACCATGCTACCAAGTTTATCTTATAGCAGTGGAGGTCCGGGTTTAGCGCAAGTATATATGCGCGGAGCATCTGATGGTGGCGATGGCAATGCATCGGGGTCGCAACCGAGTGTTGCCATATATCTTGATGAGCAACCCGTTACAGCAATTGGACGTAATCTAGATTTGCATGTCTATGACATTGAACGTGTCGAAGCACTTGCTGGCCCGCAAAGTACCCTATTTGGTGCTAGTTCTCAGTCAGGTACATTGCGTATCATTACAAACAAGCCAACCGCGGACGATTTCGAAGGTGGCGCAAATCTCGATGTTGGTTCAACCTCAAATGGCGAAATAAGTCACACAGTAGAGGGTTTTGTTAACCTGCCTTTGGGTGAAGATTCCGCACTAAGACTAGTCGCTTGGAACAAACACGAAGGTGGTTTTATTGACAACGTGCCTGGCACGCATACGTCCGGTTTGTTTGTAAATGGCGGAAATTTTGAACTAGCAACAAATACCAATGATGCTTTGGTAGAAGAAGACTTTAATGATTTGGATAATCTAGGTGGTCGCGCTGCGTTTAAAACACAGCTAACCGACGATTGGGAAGTTATCCTAGGCGCGATCTATCAAAACCAAGAGACAAGTGGTGTTTGGTTTCACGATCCAGAAAACCCTAACGGAGAAATTGGCGATTTAGAAGTACAGCGCTTCAATCCCGATAGCATGAAAGATGAGTTTTTACAGACGTCAATCAACGTAACTGGTGATTTAGGCAGTGCCGAGGTAATTTATGCCGGTTCATTTATGGACCGAGACGTAGAGTACTACAGCGACTATTCTGACTACTCAGATTACTACTCAACAAGCTGGATTCAATACTACGGCTGTGAATATTACGGTACAGCGACGCAAGATTGTACCAATATGATGATTGCCTACAACGACGATAATAAATACAAGCGAAATACTCATGAGCTTCGTATTCAAAGCACCTATGAAGGTGCATTACAGTACATTGTTGGTCTTTACTCTGAAGATTCAAGCCACACCTATCGCCAAGAATGGGTGATGGAAGGCATGGCAAAAGGGCCAGACTTTGAACAATTTGGCGTGCCAGATCTTTGGTATCTTACCGATCAAGTTCGTGAAGACAATCAAGTCGCGATTTTTGGTGAGCTAAGTTATGACGTCACAGACGCATTATCTATCACCTTGGGTGGCCGTTACTTCAAAAATGATAGTTCACTTGCAGGTGTCTCCGGTTATGGCGCTATTGCCCCTGGATTCCCTATCATTTCCGTCGACAGCAGCGTTGATGATAGCGGCAGCACATTAAAAGCAAATGCAAGCTATCAGTTAGACGATAGAAAATTAATTTATCTCACTTATTCAGAGGGCTATCGCCCGGGCGGACTGAACCGAGACGAAACTAACGTCGTGCCTCGTGTTTACAATTCTGATTTTGTTGAAAATATCGAATTTGGTTGGAAAGCCATGACCGATGATCAACGTCTGAAATTTAACGGTGCAGTCTATTCAATGGACTGGACTGATATGCAATTAACTAAGTTTGATTCGTCATTTGGTTCACCTGTAGGACTAACAATAAATGTATCAAATGCGAACATACTTGGTATAGAAACAGATATAACCTACCTATTAACTGATGACTTCCAGTTGAGTTTTGCGGCTAATTACAACCAAGCAGAACTGACAGAAGATCTTGTAGTAGGAAGCAATATATCACCAAAAGGAACCGCATTACCTAATGTGCCTGAGTTTAAAGCTAACGTAACTGGTCGTTACAATTTTGAACTAGCAAGCTATTTAGGACATGCGCAATTTGTTGTTGCTCATATTGGTGAACGACAAGATGACATCTTTAAGTATACCGGCGGCGACACAAGTACCGATGTCCGAGATACGTTAGCTGCATACAACTTAGTTAACCTAAGTGTGGGCTTTGAAAAAGATGCATGGAAGGCGTCTCTTTATGTAAACAACCTAACAGATGAACGAGCTGAACTAACCAAAGGTGGTGCGAGCTGGGATTCGACAATTACTGTCAATCGACCGCGTACCATTGGCGTTACGTTTAGTTATTTATTTGAATAA
- a CDS encoding tetratricopeptide repeat-containing sulfotransferase family protein, which translates to MNTSSNQLNTLLKRAQSFAMEKRYKEAIEQAKEVLTHDKSNIDATMLLAICLDKQGDSQSAAKALASIIKTQPSFIAAYILLIQIDARHQAYESAARIAQSALKYAPQHPTLWLELSKALQHTNAHEKADNAYKNYLLHSASHPLLKQSLAAFFDNELAKSERLVREYLVKHPKDVSAIRLLAEIAINLGILGEAQTLLERALTIAPSYHLARLNYAHTLNKREKSALALKQIAILEKHQPNHLPVMTVKAAVLIKLGDYREAAQLYDEILQKQPSNPALWSSSGHAEKTLGNQEKAIAAYQKAIALNPLYGEPYWSLANLKTYVFDEQEIAQMKDCLRRLNAEQIDDKAHIHFSLGKALENKKAIDDAFYHYQQGNALKRKTEPYNANQTTSLVSRNKTFFSDFAKQSQQENQVTPIFIVGLPRSGSTLLEQVISSHSLVDGTKELPDIMAIARQLGNRVKKHDQDMYPTALGTLSLQALAELGSTYLDGTLPHRNNAPFFIDKMPNNFLHIGLIKTILPNAKIIDARRDPTATCFSCFKQLFATGQAYTNDLSDLKKYYQDYLELMAFWQEKYPQDVLTVQYENVVENTEQSIKEILKFIGLPFEQQCLDFHKNKRAVATASSEQVRQPINTKGLNAWLPFKPFLSEIIDIQSP; encoded by the coding sequence ATGAATACATCTTCAAACCAACTCAATACTCTCCTTAAACGCGCACAATCATTTGCTATGGAAAAGCGTTATAAAGAGGCTATAGAGCAGGCAAAGGAGGTGCTAACTCACGATAAAAGTAACATCGACGCAACAATGCTTTTAGCAATTTGCCTTGATAAACAAGGTGATAGCCAAAGTGCTGCCAAAGCGTTGGCATCGATTATAAAAACTCAACCCTCTTTTATTGCCGCGTACATTTTGTTAATTCAAATTGATGCGAGGCATCAAGCCTATGAAAGCGCAGCACGTATCGCTCAGTCAGCTTTAAAATATGCACCACAGCACCCTACATTATGGTTGGAACTTAGCAAGGCACTACAACACACTAATGCTCATGAAAAAGCAGACAATGCGTATAAAAATTATTTACTTCATAGCGCATCTCACCCTCTTCTCAAACAGAGTTTAGCCGCTTTTTTTGACAACGAATTAGCCAAATCGGAGCGTTTAGTCAGGGAATATTTAGTTAAACACCCCAAAGATGTGAGTGCAATACGCTTGTTAGCAGAAATAGCCATTAACTTAGGCATATTAGGTGAAGCGCAAACCTTGCTTGAGCGCGCCTTGACCATAGCGCCGAGCTATCACTTAGCAAGGCTAAACTATGCACATACGCTTAATAAACGTGAAAAAAGTGCACTAGCGCTCAAACAAATAGCTATTCTCGAAAAGCATCAGCCAAATCATTTACCTGTGATGACAGTTAAAGCCGCAGTATTGATCAAATTAGGCGACTACAGGGAAGCAGCTCAGCTATATGATGAAATATTGCAAAAGCAACCAAGCAATCCCGCTCTATGGAGCTCCAGTGGGCACGCAGAAAAAACCCTAGGCAATCAAGAAAAAGCCATTGCCGCATATCAAAAGGCAATTGCACTTAATCCACTTTATGGGGAGCCGTATTGGAGTCTAGCTAATTTAAAGACTTACGTTTTTGACGAGCAAGAAATAGCGCAAATGAAAGACTGTTTAAGGCGCCTTAACGCCGAGCAAATAGACGATAAAGCACATATTCATTTTTCTTTGGGTAAAGCGTTGGAAAACAAGAAAGCTATTGATGATGCTTTTTACCACTATCAACAAGGCAATGCACTCAAGCGCAAAACTGAACCTTATAATGCCAATCAAACGACATCGTTGGTTTCTCGTAACAAAACTTTTTTCTCTGATTTTGCTAAGCAAAGCCAACAAGAAAATCAGGTAACGCCAATATTTATAGTTGGTTTACCTCGTTCCGGGTCGACCTTGTTAGAACAAGTAATCTCTTCCCATTCCCTTGTAGATGGAACTAAAGAGTTGCCCGATATCATGGCTATTGCTCGCCAACTCGGTAATAGAGTGAAGAAACATGACCAAGATATGTACCCTACTGCCCTTGGCACATTGTCCTTGCAAGCATTAGCTGAATTAGGAAGCACATACTTAGATGGTACGTTGCCACATCGCAATAATGCACCATTTTTTATTGACAAAATGCCCAATAATTTTCTTCACATCGGTCTGATAAAAACGATTTTGCCCAACGCAAAAATCATTGATGCAAGGCGAGATCCAACGGCTACCTGTTTTAGCTGCTTCAAACAGTTGTTTGCAACAGGGCAAGCTTATACAAATGATCTTTCTGACCTTAAGAAATATTATCAAGATTATCTGGAGTTAATGGCATTTTGGCAGGAAAAATACCCTCAAGACGTCTTAACAGTGCAATATGAAAATGTTGTAGAAAATACCGAACAAAGCATCAAAGAAATACTCAAGTTTATTGGTTTGCCGTTTGAACAACAGTGTTTAGATTTTCATAAAAACAAACGTGCTGTCGCCACTGCTAGTTCAGAGCAGGTTCGCCAACCTATTAATACTAAAGGGCTGAATGCCTGGCTACCATTCAAACCTTTCTTGTCAGAGATTATTGATATTCAATCGCCTTAA
- the gcvA gene encoding transcriptional regulator GcvA, producing MRKIPPLNALKYFEATARNGSFHGAAEELCVSVSAISHQIKQLESYMNVELFHRHARTIELTETSKKYYPIIRDALDRISDGTLAILKPQDSNNITVQLYSTIAIRWLIPRLPDFQQKHPEINVRLHTSHEDVDFMHSDVDACIKIGGNTLPELDYCYLFTSELFPVCSPRLLEEKPELKQVEELKNETILQVYPSKHDWPIWLENAGIEGIDPDSGLQFDSYDHALTTALQGMGVSMGMQPYIANEIASGMLVELYPELRTMHTSAWYFVCRKEKSHLKKIKVFQQWLIEQVTNDPQLSPLRNP from the coding sequence ATGCGTAAGATCCCACCTTTAAACGCACTCAAATATTTTGAAGCAACAGCAAGAAATGGCTCGTTTCACGGCGCTGCAGAGGAACTCTGTGTATCAGTGTCGGCAATTAGCCACCAGATAAAACAGCTTGAGTCATATATGAACGTTGAACTCTTTCATCGTCATGCTAGGACGATAGAGCTAACGGAAACGTCAAAGAAGTACTATCCCATTATTCGAGATGCGCTTGATAGAATTTCTGATGGCACATTGGCTATTCTTAAGCCTCAAGATTCTAACAATATTACTGTTCAACTTTACTCAACAATTGCCATTCGTTGGCTGATTCCTCGTCTGCCAGATTTTCAGCAAAAACACCCTGAAATTAACGTACGCTTGCACACTTCACATGAGGATGTGGATTTTATGCATAGCGACGTGGATGCGTGTATTAAGATAGGCGGTAACACATTACCAGAACTTGACTATTGTTATTTATTTACTAGTGAATTGTTCCCTGTTTGTAGTCCAAGGTTACTTGAAGAAAAGCCAGAACTTAAACAGGTAGAAGAACTTAAAAATGAGACTATATTGCAAGTCTATCCTTCTAAACACGATTGGCCCATATGGCTTGAAAATGCGGGGATAGAAGGCATAGACCCAGATTCAGGTTTACAGTTTGACAGCTATGATCACGCGTTAACAACGGCATTGCAAGGTATGGGGGTCTCAATGGGAATGCAGCCTTATATCGCTAATGAAATAGCTTCTGGCATGTTGGTTGAGTTGTACCCCGAGCTTAGAACAATGCACACGTCTGCATGGTATTTCGTTTGTCGCAAAGAAAAATCACATTTAAAGAAAATTAAAGTGTTTCAACAATGGCTGATTGAACAAGTCACCAATGACCCTCAGTTATCGCCGCTGCGCAACCCCTAA
- a CDS encoding CoA transferase subunit A, translating to MSGFNKVVKNYQDALSGLEDGMTIVAGGFGLCGIPENLIKEVKRKGTSGLTVVSNNCGTQEYGLGILLQQKQIKKMVASYVGENAEFERQMMSGELDVELTPQGTLAEKMRAGGAGIPAFYTATGYGTLVAEGKETKVFNGKHYVLEESIVGDFALVKAWKADTNGNLVFRKTARNFNPLAAMAGKVTVVEVEEIVPVGSLDPDEIHTPGIYVNRLIKGSFEKVIEQRTIREA from the coding sequence ATGTCCGGTTTCAATAAAGTAGTAAAAAACTACCAAGATGCACTATCTGGGCTAGAAGACGGTATGACTATTGTCGCTGGTGGCTTCGGCTTATGTGGCATTCCAGAAAATCTCATTAAAGAAGTTAAACGCAAAGGTACTTCTGGGCTTACTGTTGTGTCTAATAATTGCGGTACACAGGAATATGGCCTGGGTATTTTGTTGCAACAAAAACAAATAAAGAAAATGGTTGCTTCATACGTTGGGGAAAACGCAGAGTTTGAACGACAAATGATGAGCGGAGAATTAGACGTAGAGTTAACACCACAAGGAACGCTGGCTGAAAAAATGCGTGCTGGTGGCGCAGGTATCCCGGCGTTTTATACGGCAACAGGGTACGGAACGCTTGTAGCGGAAGGAAAAGAAACAAAAGTTTTTAACGGCAAACACTACGTGTTGGAAGAGAGTATCGTGGGAGATTTTGCTTTAGTAAAAGCATGGAAGGCCGATACCAACGGTAACTTGGTGTTTCGTAAAACGGCAAGAAATTTTAATCCGTTGGCGGCAATGGCTGGAAAGGTTACGGTGGTAGAGGTAGAAGAAATCGTTCCTGTTGGCAGCTTAGATCCTGATGAAATACATACCCCGGGTATTTATGTTAATCGATTAATTAAAGGCTCTTTTGAAAAAGTGATTGAGCAAAGAACAATTCGCGAAGCGTAG
- a CDS encoding 3-oxoacid CoA-transferase subunit B — translation MALTREQMAQRVAQEIEDGYYVNLGIGIPTLVANFVPEGMEVMLQSENGLLGMGQFPLDEEVDADLINAGKQTVTMVSGAALFDSAESFAMIRGGHVDLTVLGAFEVDVEGNIASYMIPGKLIKGMGGAMDLVAGADNIIVTMTHASKHGESKLLSSCSLPLTGKGCISKVLTDLAYLEIKGGKFHLLERAPGVSVSEIEALTAGELIVPEFVPEMRL, via the coding sequence ATGGCTTTAACAAGAGAGCAAATGGCGCAACGTGTTGCACAAGAAATTGAAGATGGCTACTACGTAAATCTGGGGATAGGCATACCAACTTTAGTTGCAAATTTTGTTCCCGAAGGTATGGAAGTTATGCTTCAGTCAGAAAATGGTTTACTCGGTATGGGGCAGTTTCCGTTGGATGAGGAAGTAGATGCTGATTTAATCAATGCAGGTAAACAGACCGTTACCATGGTTTCTGGTGCAGCCTTGTTTGACTCTGCAGAGTCATTTGCAATGATTCGTGGTGGTCACGTAGATTTAACGGTGCTTGGCGCTTTTGAAGTTGATGTTGAGGGCAATATTGCTTCCTACATGATACCGGGCAAGTTAATAAAGGGTATGGGTGGTGCTATGGACTTAGTTGCAGGAGCAGATAATATTATTGTGACCATGACACATGCATCAAAACATGGCGAATCTAAGCTATTGTCCTCTTGCTCTTTGCCGCTAACTGGTAAAGGGTGCATTAGTAAAGTTTTAACAGACCTAGCTTACCTGGAAATTAAAGGAGGCAAGTTTCATCTGTTAGAACGAGCGCCAGGCGTCTCTGTATCGGAAATTGAGGCTTTGACCGCAGGGGAGCTTATAGTACCTGAGTTCGTTCCTGAAATGCGACTATAG